Proteins encoded by one window of Myripristis murdjan chromosome 1, fMyrMur1.1, whole genome shotgun sequence:
- the LOC115357101 gene encoding collagen alpha-1(XVII) chain-like isoform X3 has translation MDNLTTARIVSSGGGGGGTGKVITETVTTTARLTSQPATALGDPSLGVGLSGRAEGGSGGRSSSALITSSGSSSSSSSGSGVSKGTGGIIVTSLGPSSITASGEGSSGAVEFESSPAGGGSNVSSMFASGGGKGGGGLGAVTVTTVTKTSYNSGGSGGAKRGSSSTTAYSPVPKERKSMNTVTATRAEALDGSSGSSSGNSSPEFPRKEYESEIRARLQSASPSASWTELDDVKRLLRGSQSSSISPPRSPTNTLPSPKKASVDTRTMSESSHTGQYDSIWSGGVSSSYGYSTNPNNLSSSSTLYHSGLQNNLTLSAPSVSSGLSASSTVPVYGVQNNLASATATVPPNAVSAQTVYGVQKNVSSTGITASTGTPSGGCGDEVFTKDYKFMLLEKENTPVKKETERLVMTKDTGKQFISDAPVAAAAFSGDSLKREKQKISASAMEEGADATSTLKVATKDKATYAELSKDECGSGLCSSCSWWKWLLGLLLGLLLLLGLLFGLIALAEEVKRHKSRIEALEAATGTVSARSSRYSASSAVNIIDPLESAYIDKSSAGSTLTRSDNGISLGASGPGAGLGGAAGQDGSALQRTVQELLRAELRSDAVKDMLAHSMKGARGDPGPKGDPGPPGSKGDNGFPGLPGPPGQMGHPGVEGPRGPKGSTGEPGAEGPPGQRGQDGPMGLRGEIGPPGAGEKGDRGSPGEPGSPGLAGVAGPVGPKGDMGQQGAFGIPGDRGAPGPQGAKGVQGEQGKRGPAGQPGPKGPAGPTGPKGSMGDVGLPGQRGPAGSPGDAGFPGTPGLQGPPGIPGHPGQPGAKGEAGAPGKVISAVGSSTVTIPGPPGPAGPPGAVGPPGLSGPIGPAGVPGRPGLKGEQGEKGDRGEPGRPGEPGISVKSVETVSATRTGRLSSAVGFPGPPGPPGPPGAPGPQGAPGETKEGAPGRRGPPGEPGIGLPGPRGEKGEPGSFVPTSETFFAGPPGPPGPPGPKGSPGDRGPQGYEGEPGQPGLPGSPGDPGVAFPGQPGPRGPPGVQGPEGISGPQGPPGPEGPEGPQGPKGDAGIPGAPGIPGVSLGGSSRPGTPGPPGPPGPPGVPGKASFESGSTDMGQYIAEYLQRGSIRQYLAGPPGPPGPPGPSGPSAPSGPSGSSGEQLVNDVAKRVISYIQSQGYSAGTPGPPGPPGSISVGDIISLLQREEVRRYIAGHPGPPGPPGAAGPEGYAFNTQGVAERVLSLMNERGMVGVRGPPGPPGPPGPPGMFSGDLSSMLEYQGLVGPQGPPGPAGLPGPQGPAGTPGLGSYSGSGYRLEEIRDYLQNHGFRGPPGPPGPPGPGGPPGVNQGLASYVGHANREMLKAQLQEYIKSDDLRGAMFGPPGPPGPPGPPGHKGEPGKPGISHSYDYRASQGRTLVETGDYSSVAVKVTDYIKSHGLLRDIVRDSEHVVRGPPGPPGPPGLPGHSRWIGTSENAIEVVEYIKSRGLLQDIVKGYFERGIQGLRGPPGPPGPPGYSRWIGSTQNATDLVEYIRSHGLLRDIVREYYERGVQGPPGPPGPPGPPGYSRWFGSHGNATDLVEYIKSHGLLRDIVREYYERSVQGPPGPPGPPGPPGYSRWLGSHGNATDLVEYIRSQGLLRDVVWDRNDRVIQGPPGPPGPPGPPGYSRWFGSHGNITDLVEYIKTYGAIAGAPGRPGQKGDMGFPGPKGDRGDRGLPGPEGRRGQKGERGEYTLVTQRRRRRNAGV, from the exons ATGGACAATCTGACTACAGCCAGGATTGTCAGTtctggtggaggtggaggaggaactGGCAAAG TGATCACagaaacagtaacaacaacagctaGACTGACATCACAGCCAGCAA CAGCCTTGGGTGATCCCTCACTGGGTGTTGGGCTCTCTGGCAGAGCTGAGGGAGGGTCAGGTGGCAGAAGCAGTTCAGCACTGATCACCTCTAgtggctcctcttcctccagctctaGTGGATCTGGAGTCAGCAAGGGCACTGGAGGCATCATTGTCACTTCTCTAGGGCCTTCCTCCATCACAGCCTCAGGTGAAGGAAGCTCAGGAGCTGTGGAGTTTGAGTCTAGTCCAGCGGGAGGGGGCTCCAATGTCTCCTCCATGTTTGCAAGTGGtggtggaaaaggaggaggtggtTTAGGTGCTGTGACTGTTACCACGGTGACCAAGACCAGCTACAATTCAGGTGGATCAGGGGGTGCAAAAAGGGGCTCATCGTCTACGACAGCGTACTCACCTGTTccaaaggagaggaagagcatgAACACCGTGACAGCAACTCGCGCCGAGGCTTTAGACG GGAGTTCAGGAAGTTCAAGTGGGAATTCTTCTCCAGAATTCCCCAGGAAGGAGTATG AGAGTGAGATCCGAGCCAGACTTCAGAGTGCTTCTCCATCAGCAAGTT GGACAGAGTTGGATGATGTGAAGCGACTACTTAGAGGCAGCCAGTCCAGTAGCATCAGCCCCCCTCGCTCCCCTACCAACACCCTGCCCAGCCCCAAGAAGGCCAGCGTGGACACCAGGACCATGTCTGAGAGCTCACACACAG GCCAGTATGACAGCATTTGGTCTGGAGGAGTGAGCAGTAGCTATGGTTACAGCACCAACCCCAACAACCTGTCATCTTCCTCCACTCTTTACCATTCAG GACTTCAGAACAACCTGACTCTGAGCGCTCCCTCTGTGAGCAGTGGGCTGTCTGCCAGCAGTACTG ttccAGTGTATGGAGTTCAGAATAACCTGGCCAGTGCCACTGCCACTGTCCCCCCTAATGCAGTCAGCGCACAAACAG tTTACGGTGTACAGAAAAATGTCTCCAGCACTGGAATAACTGCAAGCACAG GGACCCCCAGTGGTGGCTGTGGCGATGAGGTCTTCACCAAGGACTATAAGTTCATGTTGCTGGAGAAGGAGAACACGCCTGTCAAGAAGGAGACGGAGAGGCTGGTCATGACCAAAGACACCGGGAAGCAGTTCATCTCTGATGCACCTGTTGCTGCTG CTGCCTTCTCTGGGGACTCactgaagagagagaagcagaagatATCAGCCAGCGCAATGGAGGAAGGAGCCGATGCTACAT cAACCCTGAAAGTTGCCACAAAAGACAAAGCCACCTATGCAG agctCAGTAAAGATGAGTGTGGCTCAGGCCTGTGCTCCAGCTGCAGCTGGTGGAAGTGGCTGCTAGGCCTCCTTCTCggcctgctgctcctccttGGCCTCCTCTTTGGACTCATCGCCTTGG CTGAGGAAGTCAAACGTCACAAGAGCCGCATTGAGGCGCTGGAAGCTGCCACAGGCACCGTGTCAGCCAGGTCCAGTCGCTACTCTGCCTCGTCTGCTGTCAACATCATCGACCCATTAGAGTCAGCATACATTGACAAAAGCTCTGCTGGCTCTACCCTGACCCGCTCTGATAATGGGATCAGCCTGGGGGCTTCTGGACCCGGGGCAGGGCTCGGTGGTGCAGCAGGACAGGACGGCTCGGCCCTGCAGAGAACTGTGCAGGAGCTGCTCAGGGCTGAGCTGCGCTCTGATGCTGTGAAAG atATGCTTGCACACTCAATGAAAGGAGCAAGAGGAGACCCAGGGCCCAAAG GTGATCCAGGGCCACCAGGATCGAAAG gtgaTAATGGCTTCCCTGGTCTGCCAG GTCCTCCTGGGCAGATGGGCCACCCTGGAGTGGAGGGACCAAGGGGACCAAAGGGAAGCACAG GTGAACCCGGCGCTGAGGGCCCACCAGGCCAGAGGGGCCAAGATGGTCCAATGGGACTCCGTGGAGAGATTGGACCACCTGGAGCtggagagaaaggagacagag GATCTCCAGGTGAGCCAGGGAGTCCCGGTCTTGCTGGTGTTGCTGGGCCTGTGGGTCCTAAAG GTGACATGGGACAGCAGGGTGCCTTTGGGATCCCCG GTGACCGAGGAGCACCAGGACCACAAGGGGCTAAAGGAGTTCAGGGGGAGCAGGGAAAACGTGGTCCAGCAG GACAACCTGGACCAAAAGGCCCAGCTGGACCAACTGGACCTAAAGGATCTATGG GTGATGTGGGTTTGCCAGGTCAGAGAGGACCAGCAGGATCTCCAGGAGATGCAGGCTTCCCAG GCACCCCTGGGCTTCAAGGACCTCCTG GCATTCCTGGACATCCAGGGCAACCAGGTGCTAAAG GTGAAGCAGGAGCACCTGGTAAAGTCATCAGTGCAG TTGGCTCTAGCACGGTGACTATTCCTGGACCTCCAGGACCTGCTGGACCCCCGGGTGCTGTTGGACCCCCTGGCCTCTCTGGTCCCATTGGCCCTGCTGGTGTCCCAGGACGACCTG GTCTCAAGGGAGAACaaggagaaaagggagacagaggagagccaGGAAGACCTGGCGAGCCGGGCATCAGTGTCAAGAGTGTGGAAACTGTCAGTGCCACTCGAACTGGGA GACTTTCCTCAGCAGTTGGATTTCCAGGTCCACCAGGACCACCAGGGCCACCTGGAGCACCTGGTCCTCAGGGTGCTCCTG GTGAGACAAAGGAGGGTGCTCCGGGACGCAGAGGTCCTCCTGGAGAGCCAG GTATTGGGTTACCTGGACCACGAGGTGAGAAAGGAGAACCTGGCAGCTTTGTGCCCACCTCAG AAACCTTCTTTGCTGGACCACCTGGACCACCAGGACCTCCAGGCCCGAAGGGCTCACCAG GTGACCGAGGTCCCCAAGGATACGAAG GAGAACCAGGTCAGCCAGGTTTACCAGGAAGTCCAGGGGATCCCGGTGTTG CTTTCCCAGGTCAGCCTGGCCCAAGGGGACCCCCCGGAGTTCAGGGACCAGAGGGCATAAGTGGGCCCCAGGGTCCCCCAGGCCCGGAGGGCCCAGAGGGCCCACAGGGACCAAAAG GTGATGCAGGAATACCTGGTGCCCCAGGAATCCCTGGGGTCTCCCTGG GTGGTTCATCCAGACCTGGGACACCAGGCCCACCTGGCCCTCCCGGACCACCTGGTGTCCCTGGAAAAGCTAGCTTTGAATCTGGATCTACTGATATGGGCCAGTACATTGCAGAGTACCTCCAGC GTGGCAGTATTAGGCAGTACTTGGCTGGTCCACCTGGTCCTCCAGGACCCCCAGGACCCTCAGGACCCTCAGCACCCTCAGGACCCTCAGGGTCTTCTGGTGAACAGTTAGTGAATGATGTGGCCAAGCGAGTCATCTCCTACATCCAGA GTCAAGGGTACAGTGCTGGGACCCCTGGCCCTCCAGGTCCACCTGGTTCCATCTCTgtcggtgacatcatcagcctATTACAAC GTGAGGAAGTCCGGAGGTACATTGCTGGTCACCCAGGCCCACCGGGACCTCCTGGAGCAGCGGGCCCTGAAGGCTATGCATTTAACACTCAGGGCGTGGCTGAACGAGTCCTCAGTCTCATGAATG AGAGGGGAATGGTTGGTGTCCGAGGACCACCTGGCCCTCCTGGCCCTCCGGGTCCTCCTGGAATGTTCAGTGGCGACCTGTCATCAA TGCTTGAGTATCAAGGACTTGTGGGCCCTCAGGGACCTCCTGGCCCAGCCGGTCTCCCTGGTCCTCAAGGACCAGCAGGAACACCAGGACTGGGGAGCTACAGTGGCTCAGGATACAGGCTTGAAGAAATTCGAGACTACCTTCAAA ATCATGGCTTCAGAGGCCCTCCAGGCCCCCCTGGACCTCCTGGACCTGGGGGCCCCCCTGGGGTGAACCAGGGACTGGCCTCCTATGTTGGACATGCCAACAGAGAGATGCTCAAAGCACAGCTACAAGAATACATCAAGA GTGACGATTTGAGGGGTGCCATGTTTGGACCTCCTGGTCCTCCAGGCCCTCCTGGACCACCAGGACATAAGGGAGAGCCAGGCAAGCCTGGCATCAGTCACTCATACGACTACAGAGCCAGTCAAGGCAGGACATTGGTGGAAACTGGAGACTACTCCAGTGTGGCTGTCAAAGTAACTGACTACATTAAAT CCCATGGTCTGCTACGTGACATTGTGAGGGATTCTGAGCATGTTGTCCGAGGTCCTCCAGGCCCACCTGGCCCTCCAGGTCTGCCTGGGCACAGCAGATGGATTGGTACCAGTGAAAATGCCATTGAAGTGGTGGAATATATCAAAT CCCGTGGTCTGTTGCAGGACATTGTGAAAGGATATTTTGAGCGTGGTATTCAAGGACTCCGTGGACCACCTGGTCCTCCAGGTCCACCTGGGTACAGCCGATGGATTGGTTCCACTCAAAATGCCACAGATTTGGTGGAGTACATCAGAT CCCATGGTCTGCTACGCGACATTGTGAGGGAATACTATGAACGTGGTGTTCAAGGACCTCCAGGACCACCTGGGCCTCCAGGTCCACCTGGATACAGTCGATGGTTTGGTTCCCATGGGAACGCCACCGATTTGGTGGAATACATTAAAT CCCATGGTCTGCTAAGGGACATTGTGAGGGAATACTATGAACGTAGTGTTCAAGGACCTCCGGGACCACCTGGGCCTCCAGGTCCACCTGGATACAGTCGATGGCTTGGTTCCCATGGAAATGCCACAGATTTGGTGGAATACATCAGAA GCCAGGGTCTGCTACGTGACGTTGTATGGGATCGCAACGACCGTGTCATTCAAGGACCTCCAGGACCACCCGGTCCACCAGGTCCGCCCGGTTACAGCCGATGGTTTGGTTCTCATGGAAACATAACTGATTTGGTGGAATACATAAAAA CGTACGGAGCCATTGCAGGAGCACCTGGAAGACCAGGACAGAAAGGGGACATGGGATTCCCTGGTCCAAAAGGAGACAGAG GTGACCGAGGCCTTCCTGGTCCTGAGGGACGAAGAGGACAAAAGGGTGAGAGAG GAGAATACACACTGGTgactcagaggaggaggagaaggaatgCTGGTGTTTGA
- the LOC115357101 gene encoding collagen alpha-1(XVII) chain-like isoform X1 produces the protein MDNLTTARIVSSGGGGGGTGKVITETVTTTARLTSQPATALGDPSLGVGLSGRAEGGSGGRSSSALITSSGSSSSSSSGSGVSKGTGGIIVTSLGPSSITASGEGSSGAVEFESSPAGGGSNVSSMFASGGGKGGGGLGAVTVTTVTKTSYNSGGSGGAKRGSSSTTAYSPVPKERKSMNTVTATRAEALDGSSGSSSGNSSPEFPRKEYESEIRARLQSASPSASWTELDDVKRLLRGSQSSSISPPRSPTNTLPSPKKASVDTRTMSESSHTGQYDSIWSGGVSSSYGYSTNPNNLSSSSTLYHSGLQNNLTLSAPSVSSGLSASSTVPVYGVQNNLASATATVPPNAVSAQTVYGVQKNVSSTGITASTGTPSGGCGDEVFTKDYKFMLLEKENTPVKKETERLVMTKDTGKQFISDAPVAAAAFSGDSLKREKQKISASAMEEGADATSATLKVATKDKATYAELSKDECGSGLCSSCSWWKWLLGLLLGLLLLLGLLFGLIALAEEVKRHKSRIEALEAATGTVSARSSRYSASSAVNIIDPLESAYIDKSSAGSTLTRSDNGISLGASGPGAGLGGAAGQDGSALQRTVQELLRAELRSDAVKDMLAHSMKGARGDPGPKGDPGPPGSKGDNGFPGLPGPPGQMGHPGVEGPRGPKGSTGEPGAEGPPGQRGQDGPMGLRGEIGPPGAGEKGDRGSPGEPGSPGLAGVAGPVGPKGDMGQQGAFGIPGDRGAPGPQGAKGVQGEQGKRGPAGQPGPKGPAGPTGPKGSMGDVGLPGQRGPAGSPGDAGFPGTPGLQGPPGIPGHPGQPGAKGEAGAPGKVISAVGSSTVTIPGPPGPAGPPGAVGPPGLSGPIGPAGVPGRPGLKGEQGEKGDRGEPGRPGEPGISVKSVETVSATRTGRLSSAVGFPGPPGPPGPPGAPGPQGAPGETKEGAPGRRGPPGEPGIGLPGPRGEKGEPGSFVPTSETFFAGPPGPPGPPGPKGSPGDRGPQGYEGEPGQPGLPGSPGDPGVAFPGQPGPRGPPGVQGPEGISGPQGPPGPEGPEGPQGPKGDAGIPGAPGIPGVSLGGSSRPGTPGPPGPPGPPGVPGKASFESGSTDMGQYIAEYLQRGSIRQYLAGPPGPPGPPGPSGPSAPSGPSGSSGEQLVNDVAKRVISYIQSQGYSAGTPGPPGPPGSISVGDIISLLQREEVRRYIAGHPGPPGPPGAAGPEGYAFNTQGVAERVLSLMNERGMVGVRGPPGPPGPPGPPGMFSGDLSSMLEYQGLVGPQGPPGPAGLPGPQGPAGTPGLGSYSGSGYRLEEIRDYLQNHGFRGPPGPPGPPGPGGPPGVNQGLASYVGHANREMLKAQLQEYIKSDDLRGAMFGPPGPPGPPGPPGHKGEPGKPGISHSYDYRASQGRTLVETGDYSSVAVKVTDYIKSHGLLRDIVRDSEHVVRGPPGPPGPPGLPGHSRWIGTSENAIEVVEYIKSRGLLQDIVKGYFERGIQGLRGPPGPPGPPGYSRWIGSTQNATDLVEYIRSHGLLRDIVREYYERGVQGPPGPPGPPGPPGYSRWFGSHGNATDLVEYIKSHGLLRDIVREYYERSVQGPPGPPGPPGPPGYSRWLGSHGNATDLVEYIRSQGLLRDVVWDRNDRVIQGPPGPPGPPGPPGYSRWFGSHGNITDLVEYIKTYGAIAGAPGRPGQKGDMGFPGPKGDRGDRGLPGPEGRRGQKGERGEYTLVTQRRRRRNAGV, from the exons ATGGACAATCTGACTACAGCCAGGATTGTCAGTtctggtggaggtggaggaggaactGGCAAAG TGATCACagaaacagtaacaacaacagctaGACTGACATCACAGCCAGCAA CAGCCTTGGGTGATCCCTCACTGGGTGTTGGGCTCTCTGGCAGAGCTGAGGGAGGGTCAGGTGGCAGAAGCAGTTCAGCACTGATCACCTCTAgtggctcctcttcctccagctctaGTGGATCTGGAGTCAGCAAGGGCACTGGAGGCATCATTGTCACTTCTCTAGGGCCTTCCTCCATCACAGCCTCAGGTGAAGGAAGCTCAGGAGCTGTGGAGTTTGAGTCTAGTCCAGCGGGAGGGGGCTCCAATGTCTCCTCCATGTTTGCAAGTGGtggtggaaaaggaggaggtggtTTAGGTGCTGTGACTGTTACCACGGTGACCAAGACCAGCTACAATTCAGGTGGATCAGGGGGTGCAAAAAGGGGCTCATCGTCTACGACAGCGTACTCACCTGTTccaaaggagaggaagagcatgAACACCGTGACAGCAACTCGCGCCGAGGCTTTAGACG GGAGTTCAGGAAGTTCAAGTGGGAATTCTTCTCCAGAATTCCCCAGGAAGGAGTATG AGAGTGAGATCCGAGCCAGACTTCAGAGTGCTTCTCCATCAGCAAGTT GGACAGAGTTGGATGATGTGAAGCGACTACTTAGAGGCAGCCAGTCCAGTAGCATCAGCCCCCCTCGCTCCCCTACCAACACCCTGCCCAGCCCCAAGAAGGCCAGCGTGGACACCAGGACCATGTCTGAGAGCTCACACACAG GCCAGTATGACAGCATTTGGTCTGGAGGAGTGAGCAGTAGCTATGGTTACAGCACCAACCCCAACAACCTGTCATCTTCCTCCACTCTTTACCATTCAG GACTTCAGAACAACCTGACTCTGAGCGCTCCCTCTGTGAGCAGTGGGCTGTCTGCCAGCAGTACTG ttccAGTGTATGGAGTTCAGAATAACCTGGCCAGTGCCACTGCCACTGTCCCCCCTAATGCAGTCAGCGCACAAACAG tTTACGGTGTACAGAAAAATGTCTCCAGCACTGGAATAACTGCAAGCACAG GGACCCCCAGTGGTGGCTGTGGCGATGAGGTCTTCACCAAGGACTATAAGTTCATGTTGCTGGAGAAGGAGAACACGCCTGTCAAGAAGGAGACGGAGAGGCTGGTCATGACCAAAGACACCGGGAAGCAGTTCATCTCTGATGCACCTGTTGCTGCTG CTGCCTTCTCTGGGGACTCactgaagagagagaagcagaagatATCAGCCAGCGCAATGGAGGAAGGAGCCGATGCTACAT cagcAACCCTGAAAGTTGCCACAAAAGACAAAGCCACCTATGCAG agctCAGTAAAGATGAGTGTGGCTCAGGCCTGTGCTCCAGCTGCAGCTGGTGGAAGTGGCTGCTAGGCCTCCTTCTCggcctgctgctcctccttGGCCTCCTCTTTGGACTCATCGCCTTGG CTGAGGAAGTCAAACGTCACAAGAGCCGCATTGAGGCGCTGGAAGCTGCCACAGGCACCGTGTCAGCCAGGTCCAGTCGCTACTCTGCCTCGTCTGCTGTCAACATCATCGACCCATTAGAGTCAGCATACATTGACAAAAGCTCTGCTGGCTCTACCCTGACCCGCTCTGATAATGGGATCAGCCTGGGGGCTTCTGGACCCGGGGCAGGGCTCGGTGGTGCAGCAGGACAGGACGGCTCGGCCCTGCAGAGAACTGTGCAGGAGCTGCTCAGGGCTGAGCTGCGCTCTGATGCTGTGAAAG atATGCTTGCACACTCAATGAAAGGAGCAAGAGGAGACCCAGGGCCCAAAG GTGATCCAGGGCCACCAGGATCGAAAG gtgaTAATGGCTTCCCTGGTCTGCCAG GTCCTCCTGGGCAGATGGGCCACCCTGGAGTGGAGGGACCAAGGGGACCAAAGGGAAGCACAG GTGAACCCGGCGCTGAGGGCCCACCAGGCCAGAGGGGCCAAGATGGTCCAATGGGACTCCGTGGAGAGATTGGACCACCTGGAGCtggagagaaaggagacagag GATCTCCAGGTGAGCCAGGGAGTCCCGGTCTTGCTGGTGTTGCTGGGCCTGTGGGTCCTAAAG GTGACATGGGACAGCAGGGTGCCTTTGGGATCCCCG GTGACCGAGGAGCACCAGGACCACAAGGGGCTAAAGGAGTTCAGGGGGAGCAGGGAAAACGTGGTCCAGCAG GACAACCTGGACCAAAAGGCCCAGCTGGACCAACTGGACCTAAAGGATCTATGG GTGATGTGGGTTTGCCAGGTCAGAGAGGACCAGCAGGATCTCCAGGAGATGCAGGCTTCCCAG GCACCCCTGGGCTTCAAGGACCTCCTG GCATTCCTGGACATCCAGGGCAACCAGGTGCTAAAG GTGAAGCAGGAGCACCTGGTAAAGTCATCAGTGCAG TTGGCTCTAGCACGGTGACTATTCCTGGACCTCCAGGACCTGCTGGACCCCCGGGTGCTGTTGGACCCCCTGGCCTCTCTGGTCCCATTGGCCCTGCTGGTGTCCCAGGACGACCTG GTCTCAAGGGAGAACaaggagaaaagggagacagaggagagccaGGAAGACCTGGCGAGCCGGGCATCAGTGTCAAGAGTGTGGAAACTGTCAGTGCCACTCGAACTGGGA GACTTTCCTCAGCAGTTGGATTTCCAGGTCCACCAGGACCACCAGGGCCACCTGGAGCACCTGGTCCTCAGGGTGCTCCTG GTGAGACAAAGGAGGGTGCTCCGGGACGCAGAGGTCCTCCTGGAGAGCCAG GTATTGGGTTACCTGGACCACGAGGTGAGAAAGGAGAACCTGGCAGCTTTGTGCCCACCTCAG AAACCTTCTTTGCTGGACCACCTGGACCACCAGGACCTCCAGGCCCGAAGGGCTCACCAG GTGACCGAGGTCCCCAAGGATACGAAG GAGAACCAGGTCAGCCAGGTTTACCAGGAAGTCCAGGGGATCCCGGTGTTG CTTTCCCAGGTCAGCCTGGCCCAAGGGGACCCCCCGGAGTTCAGGGACCAGAGGGCATAAGTGGGCCCCAGGGTCCCCCAGGCCCGGAGGGCCCAGAGGGCCCACAGGGACCAAAAG GTGATGCAGGAATACCTGGTGCCCCAGGAATCCCTGGGGTCTCCCTGG GTGGTTCATCCAGACCTGGGACACCAGGCCCACCTGGCCCTCCCGGACCACCTGGTGTCCCTGGAAAAGCTAGCTTTGAATCTGGATCTACTGATATGGGCCAGTACATTGCAGAGTACCTCCAGC GTGGCAGTATTAGGCAGTACTTGGCTGGTCCACCTGGTCCTCCAGGACCCCCAGGACCCTCAGGACCCTCAGCACCCTCAGGACCCTCAGGGTCTTCTGGTGAACAGTTAGTGAATGATGTGGCCAAGCGAGTCATCTCCTACATCCAGA GTCAAGGGTACAGTGCTGGGACCCCTGGCCCTCCAGGTCCACCTGGTTCCATCTCTgtcggtgacatcatcagcctATTACAAC GTGAGGAAGTCCGGAGGTACATTGCTGGTCACCCAGGCCCACCGGGACCTCCTGGAGCAGCGGGCCCTGAAGGCTATGCATTTAACACTCAGGGCGTGGCTGAACGAGTCCTCAGTCTCATGAATG AGAGGGGAATGGTTGGTGTCCGAGGACCACCTGGCCCTCCTGGCCCTCCGGGTCCTCCTGGAATGTTCAGTGGCGACCTGTCATCAA TGCTTGAGTATCAAGGACTTGTGGGCCCTCAGGGACCTCCTGGCCCAGCCGGTCTCCCTGGTCCTCAAGGACCAGCAGGAACACCAGGACTGGGGAGCTACAGTGGCTCAGGATACAGGCTTGAAGAAATTCGAGACTACCTTCAAA ATCATGGCTTCAGAGGCCCTCCAGGCCCCCCTGGACCTCCTGGACCTGGGGGCCCCCCTGGGGTGAACCAGGGACTGGCCTCCTATGTTGGACATGCCAACAGAGAGATGCTCAAAGCACAGCTACAAGAATACATCAAGA GTGACGATTTGAGGGGTGCCATGTTTGGACCTCCTGGTCCTCCAGGCCCTCCTGGACCACCAGGACATAAGGGAGAGCCAGGCAAGCCTGGCATCAGTCACTCATACGACTACAGAGCCAGTCAAGGCAGGACATTGGTGGAAACTGGAGACTACTCCAGTGTGGCTGTCAAAGTAACTGACTACATTAAAT CCCATGGTCTGCTACGTGACATTGTGAGGGATTCTGAGCATGTTGTCCGAGGTCCTCCAGGCCCACCTGGCCCTCCAGGTCTGCCTGGGCACAGCAGATGGATTGGTACCAGTGAAAATGCCATTGAAGTGGTGGAATATATCAAAT CCCGTGGTCTGTTGCAGGACATTGTGAAAGGATATTTTGAGCGTGGTATTCAAGGACTCCGTGGACCACCTGGTCCTCCAGGTCCACCTGGGTACAGCCGATGGATTGGTTCCACTCAAAATGCCACAGATTTGGTGGAGTACATCAGAT CCCATGGTCTGCTACGCGACATTGTGAGGGAATACTATGAACGTGGTGTTCAAGGACCTCCAGGACCACCTGGGCCTCCAGGTCCACCTGGATACAGTCGATGGTTTGGTTCCCATGGGAACGCCACCGATTTGGTGGAATACATTAAAT CCCATGGTCTGCTAAGGGACATTGTGAGGGAATACTATGAACGTAGTGTTCAAGGACCTCCGGGACCACCTGGGCCTCCAGGTCCACCTGGATACAGTCGATGGCTTGGTTCCCATGGAAATGCCACAGATTTGGTGGAATACATCAGAA GCCAGGGTCTGCTACGTGACGTTGTATGGGATCGCAACGACCGTGTCATTCAAGGACCTCCAGGACCACCCGGTCCACCAGGTCCGCCCGGTTACAGCCGATGGTTTGGTTCTCATGGAAACATAACTGATTTGGTGGAATACATAAAAA CGTACGGAGCCATTGCAGGAGCACCTGGAAGACCAGGACAGAAAGGGGACATGGGATTCCCTGGTCCAAAAGGAGACAGAG GTGACCGAGGCCTTCCTGGTCCTGAGGGACGAAGAGGACAAAAGGGTGAGAGAG GAGAATACACACTGGTgactcagaggaggaggagaaggaatgCTGGTGTTTGA